Sequence from the Orcinus orca chromosome 11, mOrcOrc1.1, whole genome shotgun sequence genome:
CGGAAGAAGGCCCAGTTCCTGTTCTGTTACCTTCAGACAGGTGTAGTACCTCCCCCGTATGAACATACACAGCCATCTCCTTTCAACTCACTTTTATAATCTGGCTTCTAGGTAGGCCTAGACCAAGCAGTATACAAGCTTTTGGGGGCAAGCGCTCTTGCCACCTACCTCTTGGATTATGTATCCTTTGGTGCTGCAAGTGTATTGGGATACATTTTTGTGTGAAGCTTTTTAGGCTTAACTACTTTGGGGAAATGTGCTTCATCTGTTTGAGTCAAGTCAGAACTTCATGGAGAACAGTGACTAATAACAGCTCTAGACACCATAACCCCTAGTTAAATGACTTAACCCAGAACTGGAGTTAGTTACGTCTTACCTCCTTGGCCCAGAAGTCATTGGGAGAGAGCTATCAGTGTGGATTGTATGCCCATCCCCATCCAGATTCTCAGGATGATGGGGGACTTCTCTCAGTCGCTAACTCGTTTGGCTCTCTACAAAGAACAGTAACCTCCACGACTTCATGCAGGGTTAAGGAACAGCCCCAGGTCCCTGCTGCATTTAAATTGTTCACCAATACTGAACCCAAGGAAACCTATTTCTCCCAAAGgctaaaataaactgaaatgcCTGAAGGTCAGCATGCAATAACAAACTTCCTTAACTCATAAAGTAACATATCAAAGAATGGGACAAGCTTACCTTAGTCACAGCAGCTACTTTTTTGCTGGGCAGGtcctttattatatataatttgtaaagAGGGCAACAGCTAAAGAGGATGATTTAAGCCACATTTCTAAACAGTTTTACAAATTACAAATTGTGAATTAAATAGAGCTATGCTCTTTGCCAGGAATTAAACAGCTTATAATTTGCAATTTTAAATTACATCGAATGTAGATTTaatttacaattattttaaaagcacaagGTTCTTAAGAGTCATCATTCTTCAGTAAgattaaaacacaggaaaaatggctctcagcaaaaaaaaaaaaaaagttttaaaaatgaaattcggTGTTGATGTACCCGGTTAAATACACTCATCTAATTTCACTCCCTTCCAAAACCATTAAATCTTCagtaaaccaatttaaaaatagaagaggagatgACAACAGTAAAACTTTAGAAGCTGCAAAACAGATGAATGTGACCTAGCACACTAGAAAAGCCCAGTTTATACTGCATATTGCTCAAAAGGCACTGGAACAGGGCCACTGtaattggaaatgaagaatgaagtaaatcagagaggATGAAGTGAAAGCTTTTTGAAAACCACCCCTAAGTGTCTGACCCCTCACTCCCACAGAAGACTGGAGGTTTTATTTCTGGACAAAATAATACTAGTCTCTGGAGTGGGGTGTCCTCAGGCATACTAAGTACACCAAAACCACACTGGAAGCAGATTAGGTGAGTTTGGGTATACATAATGCTGAATGCAAGGCCCTGGTTCCTCTTCTGCTTCTTAATGTTACATTAGCAAATGCTCAGAAGATTGGAAGACTTTTCTCTGGGGAATCTGACCAGCTGAGGAGAACCATCTAAGATACTAACATCAGAGGTTCCCCGATAAAGGGCCCACTCAGATCACCCTAAGTAAAGCCCAAAGTCCCTAAGCTGCAACCATGTATGCAGATCTTCTGAAgttttttttgtcctttcattTGTAGGAGCAGATTGAAAAGGACTACCTTTTCTGGAGGAAAGCTCAGAAGTGATAACagacaaaagcagaaaaatagcAATTTGGAGGAAAACAAGAAAGCTAATATTAATAAACTCAGAAAAATTGCTCTGCTACGTTGTATGCTTGTAATGTGAGCTAACTCATAAATTGTTAGTAAACAGGAGAAGTATACAAGTATTAACATGGAAATAATGTTGGCtcctatgtgattttttttccctaagaaagaGGAGCCAGAGAAGCAGATTTATAAACTTCAGCAAGAAAAGGTCTCCACTTAGTTGCTGTACTGGCAGCAGGAGCCTTTCAAGTATGtttgtaaaacaatttaaaaagtgctCACCCCCAGGGCTCCCTCCTCAGAGAGGTATACCCTGTTTTTTGCAACTGTTGTCCTGGTTACAGTTGAATCACCTATCCTGACCACTGATTGGCCGTCCCAAGTATTGGGAATTATTTTCTGGTGAGGCTGTCATGGTGCCTTTACAGAGCTGCCTCTCCCTAGCAGCACGAACCAAGTACACATAAAGAAGCTTATCTGTCCCACTGGATGTCGCCGGCTCCTCGTGTAGCCCCTTATGGGTTGTTCACTTGGCCTCTTCACCACCGATCTTACTGCCCGTCTCCTGTTAGTTGTGAACCTGCTTGACCCTCACACCCAGTTTTGCCTCTTTAGCCTTTCTTAGGAGGGCACTCTTGATTTGATCAGGCCTCTTCCCAGTGTCCTGTTTTAGCCTTGCCTTGAAAGCAGGGTAAAGGCAATTCTCCTTctgacaagaaaactgaggctcagaaaggttaagtaacctgtACAACACTAtgcagctgggattcaaatctagTTCTATCTAATTCATTCCACTCTGGTATACAAGGAGGTACACCTACATATCCAGCTTTGCCAATCCATTTTCTGTAGTTGTCCTGTTTCCTTCATAGAACTTACCACAATTCATAATATTGTTTGTAGTATACCCCTCTGGAGATGTTAGTTCTGTGAGAGCAGGTATCTCATCTGACGCATTCATAGCTACATCTCAGTGCATGGAACAtaaaagtgcttaataaatatttattgaatgaaaagaCAGGGTACCATTTTACCAATGTGTAAAATCctttttctttgattcttttttaagaCTACAATGCAgttatttgtaaaaatttttctttttctttaggtaCATTAAATGTAAAAGTGAATACTTTCCATGATACGTGCAAATGGCCAGTTCTTTAAGAGGAGAAGTACTGaatctttataaaaatgtaagtaaTTATGTTgccaattttataaatgttatatgaCATAGATTGTTTAGAAAtatataatctttcttttttaagctgCTGTATCTTGGACGAGACTATCCAAAAGGAGCAGACTATTTTAAAAGGCGTCTGAAGAGtgttttccttaaaaacaaagatGTGAAGGACCCAGAGAAGATCAAAGAACTTATTGAACAAGGCCAATTTGTAATGAAAGAACTAGAAGCATTATACTTCCTTAAGAAATATAGAGCTATGAAACAACGCTATTACTCAGATACCAACAAAACTAACTGATCACTATTACTATAATTTGAAAATCAGTGCCAGCTGTTTATGTATACCAGCTACtacaaaaataattctaaaatgtcaaggtaatacattttgttaaaaatactTTACTGAACTAAAATAGGTTTCCACTTCTATTCAAACTGAGAGCTTTATCAGCAACCTTTATGCTCAATTTTTATACTAAGATAGCAATTTAACTATATGATGCTGCCAACTACCAATTAAAAATTGATGAGCACCcaattttgaatgaaaatataatgtacttaatttttgccaattcttAGCCCATCTCTGCATTTTACTGAAAAAAGAATGCCGTTTAATGCACATTTAAGTAAGCAAAATAATTTCTTGCAAGTTTATTGCCCTTAACTTTTGAAGGAGTTCCTTATTTTTGACCCCATTTGGTACATTAACAGCACAGAGTCAAGGTTCACTGCAAAAGAATGATTTAAGTGCAGTTAGTAGAAGTAATAAGTATAGAGTAAGATTACTTCTGAACTCGAAACAGCCTGCCAGCAACTGGCATCACATATATATACCTATCTAATTATTTCCATTATTAATTTTTGCCACTGGCTGCCTTTGGGCCTTAAAACAAATCACCCGTTGTGTATCAATTACCTTcttcaataaaaagtaataagtaaTGTTATTCTATTCTTTTGTCATAAAGGCAGATTTGTTTTGCATCCACTTCTAAACGAGTTAACATGGCACAGGACCTAAACCTAACGTGGTTTCAAGCAAACACTTAAACCTTTACATAATGTTCACAGCACCTTTCATAAAGAATATATCCAACTTACAAGCtgcaaaaaaagatttactaATATACTATAGCGTCTGTGGCTTATAAACTACCCCATATCAATTATGGGGCTAATGTTTCAAATTTCCATCAAGAAGTACACactactgggaattccctggcggtccagtggttaggacttggcactttcactgctgtgggcccaggtttgatccctggtcggggaactaagatccaaaagctgtgcggcacggccaaaaaataaataaataaataattaaaaattaaaaaaaagagtacaaactATGATAGTCACCATAActatttttattacattacaATAATTAGGAGCAGTACAGTTCAtgacaaaaatattacaaatttcAGATCACTTCACAGCACATACTcctataaacatttaaaagttaattttaattaaaagagtggtcatttttaaatttaatgtttgaTATGACCAACATTCCTAGGTCAGCGCAACCAAACGATGGAAAACAACTGGATCACACTGCATAtgtcccacaaaaaaaaaagcacaatgtaCAAAATGTGCATGTTTCAGTTTACACTAtacaaaaatagttaaaatacatTCCAGGTAAACATGTTACATTAAGAAATAGTACTAGTAAGAAATTGGCACTCAAAGGAAAAATGCAAAAGTATTTTCAACAGGAAAACACAAGACAGTGGAATTGGAAATTTTTGGATAAAACATTACATAACCCATTTAGCTCTCTATAGGGAAGGGGACCTTCTGTAATTGACACTTCTGTAGGTAATAACTTTGTTTTTCCTAAATTCATCTAAAAATTGCCTATTATCATCCCAAACAGGCACTTAAAACTATTAAACTAAAACAAGTGTTACTAGTTACAACTCTTTTTAAAGAACTGATGTGaatgtattttagaaagaaagaaatttcattttctgaaggAATTTACAGCTGTTCAATTTATGCTGTTCAATTTCTCAATGCAGATTTCATGCTACCCAATATCAACACCAAAGTTATTAAATATAAGTTCAGCTTTAAAATAACTAATGGGttgttaaaaatcattaataCATAATCATCAAGAAATTATTACTTTTTGGCAAATGGAAATGGCAGATAATTCTTACTGCCtacaaaaaaacctaaatgtgtatatattgtttagaaaaaatggatagaagaaaaaaaaatcactggaataCAAATGAGATGAACTTGTGCAAACTGCAACTTAACATGCCTCACAAAGTTTCTACATATTTTAGGACAAAATTGTGCAATGGTGGCTAAGATTTTGATAACCTATAAAAGTTAGGTTCTAATTCCTATGCAGTGTGACTCAGTTAAAATGGAACCTAGAATTCCTAATTGGAGATATTCACTCGAATTTTACTACATACTTCTGCTACATTCTTCCATAAACATGTTAATGTTCTAAACCTATGTAATTTAGCAATTTTTTTCAACTTCAACAAGGATTTTTATCTTTAAGGCTATAATAATTagataacatttgttatttctaggATTATCTCTCCCCTTTTAAAAtctctacaaaaacaaacattttattaaacCATTCAAAATTCACATAATAAAGGATAATTACCACTGCCATAAAAAAATTGCCCAGCTACATCAAAAATTCAAGAGTCCTAAAAATCCCCTCAGTTATACACTGCAATTCCTGAAGTATggccatttctttctcttgtgtggAAACAAGAGGAGGTACTATATAAGTGTAAACACCCTAACTAGATAATGTTCCATAAACTTGTAGTTTAGTACAGCATCTCAGAAATCATATTGATTTTTACATagaagtttccttttctgtgaattaGGTCtggcatctgtttatttttacccAGATAAACAACTATTTTAGAattcaatgtttaatttttaaagtctattttaattaCTTATACAAAGAGACCATACTACACACAAGGGAATTTTAACATTATCTGACATACAATTTAATTGGTACTATAATTGTCCCAATAGAATCACATCATTAtgtcaaataaaaaacaatattcaaattttactcctttaaaacaatgaagtaaactaatttaattttaaaaagtagcttgATTAAACAGTTACATTGGAATCAGAGCAAAACAATTATTTCAGAACTGGAAGAAACTAAGCTTAGAGACCAAATCACTTCTTTGCAAAACTACAATATGCATTATATCTGGGTCATGTGCCAGATGCCTCACTAAAATATAGACTGCTCTAGAATATAAGCACTACCTAAGGACAGGGATTATGTCCCTTGTCTGAGGATACTCTAATATCCCCAGTGCCTTGTGTAGTGCCTGGCATCTAGaaggcactcaaatatttgttgaataaatgaattctgcTACAGAGTAAGatttatgaataaattttaaagtatctttCATTGCaaaattttagcttttaaaacaATGGAATGTATCATTAGCAGGGCTAGTCCTCGTTGTAGATTACATAAGGAATTCTTTCAGCACTACCTTTGTTAAATTCTCATTCCACTGGATAGGGATCTGACTCCTCATAGCAGGTATGAAAATTCCTACTTTGTCCCT
This genomic interval carries:
- the ETFRF1 gene encoding electron transfer flavoprotein regulatory factor 1 codes for the protein MASSLRGEVLNLYKNLLYLGRDYPKGADYFKRRLKSVFLKNKDVKDPEKIKELIEQGQFVMKELEALYFLKKYRAMKQRYYSDTNKTN